The genomic interval TGTGGATTTCACCTGGCGAGGGCTGCAAAAGCTCCcgagccccttccctgccccgtTTCTCCCCCGTTTTGGGGTTGCCCAGCCCGGCCGGGGAGGGAACGGAGCATCCCGGGACGTGCCGGGCCTGGCACGGGGGATGGGAACCTGGGGGTGCCCaactctgtcccctccccgtgtccccaggctTGCCGCTGTCCCCATGGCGTGTCCCCTGGAGCAGGCGCTGGCCGTGGTGGTCGCCACCTTCCACAAGTACTCAGGCAACGAGGGCGACAAGTACAAGCTCAACAAAGCCGAGCTTAAGGAGCTGCTCACCAAGGAGCTGCCGAGCTTCAGCGTGAGTGCCGGGGGGGACACTCCGGGCTTCGGGGGCGTGCAAAGCCCGATTTTAacccctccttttcctcctcctcggGTAGAAACAAACCAGCGAGGCGAGTTTACAGAAGCTGATGAGCAACCTGGACTGCAACAGCGACAACGAGGTGGATTTCCAGGAGTACGTGACCTTCCTGGCCTGCATGGCCATGATGTGCAACGACTTCTTCCAGGACCTCCCGGACAAGATGCCGCGCAGGAAGTGAGGGCAGGGCCCGGCACCGCCCCGGGACCCTCCCGTTGTGCTCCCGATGTCATTTCAATAAATCTCGATTTAAACGAAGCGGTTTTGCCCCCCGCGGGGTCTCTCTGGCCGGGCTGGGGGAAGCTGGGGGTGatgccaggctggctctggctctggctctggctctggttctggttctggttctggctctggctctggttctggttctggttctggctctggctctggttctggttctggttctggctctggctctggttctggttctggctctggctctggctctggttctggttctggctctggctctggttcTGGCTCTGGTTCTGgctctggttctggttctggttctggctctggctctgacTCTGGTTCTTGTTCTGGCTCAGGTTCTGGTTCTGCTTCTTattctggctctggctctgccgGGACTGGGGGAAGCTGGGGACCATGCCAGGCTGACTCTAGTTCTGGTTCCGGTCCTGATTCTGACTCTGGTTCTAGTTCTGGCTCTGCCCGGGCTGGGGGAAGCTGGGGGCGatgccaggctggctctggtTCTTGTTCTGcttctggttctggttctggctctggttctggttctggctCTGGTTCTTGTTCTGCTTCTGGTTCTGGCTCTGGTTCTTGTTCTGGCTCTGTCTCTGGTTCTTGTTCTCGCTCTGTCTCTGGTTCTTGTTCTGgctctggttctggttctggttctggctCTGGTTCTGTCTCTGGCTCTGTCTCTGTCTATGtctctggttctggttctggttctgtctctggttctggttctggctctggctctgtctATGTccctggttctggttctggctctggctctggttctggttctggctctgtctctgtctctggtTCTGGCTCTGTCTATGTccctggttctggttctggctctggctctggttctggttctggctCTGCCCGGGGTGGCTGCTGCACCCCCGAGGCCTCGGGATCCTCCCCCGGGGCCGCTCCCCGGCAGCCCCGCCGGGCTGACTCAGCCGTGCCCGGCCGCTCCTTCCCCGGAGCCGctcacacagctcccagctggaattgTGCCCAGTCGGGGTCTGTCCCTCACCCGCCGCCCCGCGGATGTCGCGATTGTCGCCATTGTCCCCTCCCCACGCCCGGTGCCGCGCGGTTTCTGCCGCGTTCCCGCCCGGGGTGCGGCCGTGCGGAGCAGCCGCTCCCCGGTGCTCCGGGCCAGCCCATCCcggtcccggccccgccgctccgtTCCTCCCCCGGTGGTGACCCCTTCCCGTCCCTTTGTCACGCTGAGGGCTCCAGATGTGTCACACGCCCCTTCCAGATGTGGCCGTGCCCCCTCCACCACCTTCGTGTTCAGCTCGGGGGTGCCCCAAAGGGacgggaggagagggaacggcctcaggctgtgccaggggggctcagggggtggAATTTCCTCCTGGAAAGGGCGGCCAGGACTTGGAagtggctgcccagggagggttggagagGCCACCCCTGAGGAACACCTGGATGTTGGTCTGGGGGAGCAGGTGGGGGTCGGGCACAGCTTGGACGTGGTGATCGTGGAGCTTTTCCAACCTCTGGGATCCCGGGATTCTAAGatttaggagaaaaagaaaagtctgcATCCCTCCAGAGTCAGTGAACCCCCCGAGAATGGGGCTGCACCACCCCCTGCAcctctgggcaggtgagagggaccccccaaaaatcccagaccTCACCTGTGGCCATCTGAAGGTGCAATGATCCACCCTAAATCCATCCCCCTGTCAGGGATCCACCCTGGATCACtcacctgtccttgtcccactcCTGTCCTCATGGCACTCACCTGGCCTTGTCCCActcctgtccccatggcactCACCTGTCCCCATGACACTCACCTGTCCTTGTACCCCTCTCATCCCCACAGGCACtcacctgtccttgtccccctcccatccccatggcactcacctgtccttgtcccccTCTCATCTCCATGACACCTGTTCTTGTCCCCCTCCTGTCCCTATGGCACTCACCTGTCCCCATGACACtcacctgtccttgtcccccTCTCATCTCCACGGCACtcacctgtccttgtcccccCCCGTCCCCATGGCACTCACCTGTCCCTATGGCACTCACCTGTCTTTGTCCCATTCCTGTCCTCATGGCACtcacctgtccttgtcccactcTCATCCCTGTGGCACACAGATGGCCTTGTCCCCCTTGCCAGATGGCCCAGCCACGCCCTCTCTGGTCTCCACGGCActcatctgtccttgtccccctCCTGTCCCTATGGCACTCACCTGTCCCCATGGCACTCATCTGTCCTCATCCCCCTCCCATCCCCATTGGCACACAGGTGGCCTTGTCCCCCTCCCATCCCCATGAcacctgtccttgtcccccTCCTGTCCCTATGGCACTCACCTGTCCTTGTACCCCTCTCATCCCCACGGCACtcacctgtccttgtccccctcccatccccatgacacctgtccttgtcccccTCTCATCCCCATGGCACtcacctgtccttgtcccccTCTCATCCCCATGGCACTCACCTGTCCTTGTACCCCTCTCATCCCCATGGCACtcacctgtccttgtccccctcctgtccccatggcactcacctgtccttgtcccccTCTCATCCCCACAGGCACtcacctgtccttgtcccccTCTCATCCCCATGGCACtcacctgtccttgtcccccTCTCATCCCCACGGCACtcacctgtccttgtcccactcCTGTCCTCATGGCACTCACCTGTCGTTGTCCCActcctgtccccatggcactCACCTGTCCCCATGACACtcacctgtccttgtcccccTCTCATCCCCATGGCACtcacctgtccttgtccccctcctgtccccatggcactcacctgtccttgtcccccTCTCATCCCCACGGCGCTCACCtgcccttgtccctgtccccaggtggccCAGCCACgccctctgccacccccaggcCTGTCTGAACCCGTGTCCCTGTCGTGCCACCCGtgtccctctgcccagcccacgCGTGTCCCCTTCCTGTAGAGGACGCGcccgtccccatccccagccccgtCCCTTTGTCTCCCTCTTTTgcaattttgggtttttctggcAGCACTTCCCGGGATCCGGAGCCTGGTGGGAGGAGTTTCACCACCGCTGTCATCGTCACTTCCCAAAACCCTTCGTGACCGGCTGGACTCGGGGTGGGGGCTCCTCACCACCCCCCTCCAGACACCTGGGCTTCTGCAGCTCAttctgggaatactgggaatactgggagcactgggggtgtccccaaagctGGGTGACAGCCGGGGATGGGTCACGCAGGCGATGCCCTGGGTTATCCTCGGGCAGCAATTCCAGCTGCCGGGAAGTGCCACCTCCCAGGAcgggctggcagagccccacCCAGCAGGATTGTCCCCTGGATCCAGGGCGGTGGCCTCCTGGAGGGGTGGCATGTGCTGCCCACCCCTGGCACCTGTCAGGGGGAAGGGAGTTGGCGGAGAATTTTCAAAGCCggacaaaatgaaataaaagtttttcGAGCGCCTCTCGGTTGCCCCACCTGTGAGTCAGAAAAAATCCTGATCCAACTCCTGTCCAGCAGCCAAATTCACCAAAAATATCGGTGACAAACCACGTCCACCCCGGGTAAAAGCAGTGTCAGCTGCAGACCCCCACCCAGAGAAGTTCCtcctccatcatctcctccatCAAACACCTGGAGAACGTTCCAGAAAAGCTCCTGCGCCATCGCTGACCCCCGATGTAATTTTTGGCGTTTCCTTGTTTTGCCTGACGAGTTTGGGGCTTCCCCTCCCTGGATAACAGTTCCTGGATGGGGCGAGGAGCCCCAGATCCTCACCTGGGCGTGCTGCGTGCCTTGCACAACTCCTGGAGTTCCTGCCCCGCTGGCAGCTCCGCGAGGGTATAAAAGGTGCCATCCCCAGCTCGGCACCACCaatcctcctgctcctccctcgGCAGAGCCCAGACCTCCTCCAAGGTGAGCAGATCCTTCCTGGTGAGTCCCCAGGCTGGGGTTCCCTTCGATGTTTTGCCGTTTGTGCCTTTCCCAGCAGGATGAAAACCGACCTGGAGCTGGCGCTGGAGTGCGCCGTCAACGTCTACCACCGGTACGCGGCGCGGCAGCCCGTGGACGACTACCTGAGCCTGGGGGAGTTCTCCAGCCTGCTCAAGGAGACGGCCGAGCCCTTCCTGAGGAACACGGTGCCGGTGAGACCCCGGGGTGGGATCAGTGGGGTGGGATCGATGGAATGGGTTGGGATCAATGGGAtcgatgggatgggatcaatggaatgggatgggatcagtgggatgggatgggattgatgggatgggatcgatgggatgggatgggattaaTGGGAtcgatgggatgggatcaacggaatgggatgggatcagtgggatgggatgggattgatgggatgggatgggatcagtgtgatgggatgggattgatggAATGGGAttaatgggatgggatgggatcaatggaatgggatgggatcagtgggatgggatgggattgatgAGATGGGtttgatgggatgggatgggattaatgggatgggatgggattgatgggatgggatgggatgggatcaatggaatgggatgggatcagtgggatgggatgggatcgaCGAGATGGGAtcgatgggatgggatgggatcaatgggattgatgggatgggatcaatgggatgggatcagtgggatgggatgggtttGATGGGATGGGGTAGGATGGGgtcaatgggatgggatcaatgggatgggatgagatgggatgggatgggctaGGTTGGGATGGGATCAAAGGGATGGGAtcgatgggatgggatcaatggtATGAtatggcatggcatgggatcagtgggatgggatcaataggatgggatgggatcaatgggatgggatgggtggGAACGGGCCAGGGAGATCCTCTCATTCCAGGGATgttgggcagggacacctcccgcTGGATTGGGGCACTCAGAGCTCATCCTTGGGCACTTCCAAGGATCC from Haemorhous mexicanus isolate bHaeMex1 chromosome 31, bHaeMex1.pri, whole genome shotgun sequence carries:
- the LOC132340245 gene encoding protein S100-A4-like, with amino-acid sequence MACPLEQALAVVVATFHKYSGNEGDKYKLNKAELKELLTKELPSFSKQTSEASLQKLMSNLDCNSDNEVDFQEYVTFLACMAMMCNDFFQDLPDKMPRRK